The genomic window GCCGAGTACACATTCTAAacacctcttctctcctcctccttccaagTCCTATGCTAAAGAGGCTTTCCAACTACATAAGATGGGAAGGCAAATTCAAGTCCAAAGCATCCTCCTTTGAAATTCTCTAATCTATTAAATTTGCTCTAGATTCTTTCAAGGAAAACTGTAAGCCATCATCGTTCTCAatgctttgttctcctttctcttcctattGTCTTCCATCTTTCCCCCTTGCACATAATGCCAAACGAGACATTTTATATCTCAAAGATGCCAAAGAGCATAAAGAATGTCTCAGTTCTCTTGCCCTACTGTCTATCATGCATTCTACCACAGCCTGCTCTCTGCTATTACCTCCAGTGGCCGGGAATTAACACCTCCAAGCCCACCCTCCCATTTCAATTTGTGCTGACAAGTTTCCCCTCAGGTTGAGCTTCCCCGGAGTAACATTCCTCTCTCACCTATGCATTCTGGAGCTactggtttttgctttgtttttgttgttgttgttgttctttgtttttttgttttgttttgttttgttttgttttaaagcataaCCACTCTTCCACATGACACCCTATTGCAAATGTGAAAATCGATTCTCTCAAAATGtgttaatatctttaaaatctatttccccATGTGGATCCCCCTCAGATGTTTCTCTCTCACGCTGCATTTTTCTAAGACCAACAAAGTTAACTGACATCAGGAATTCTTCACACTGGAAGTGCAAAGCACTTCTTGGCAATGGCATTCTAATATTCAGCCCTCCACACCTGAGTAAGAGATCCATGACAAGAGAATTTATCTTCACAGTGGAAGACTACAAAGCTTTCAATGATCAAAGAAACGGTCATTCATTAAATCATGATTGGGAAGAAATAgtttttttgtaaagaaatatcaaggtggaaaaaaagggaagattgaGGTTACACCTGTTACTAAAAATTCCGTCAGCTAGACCCTTGATGCTGCTGAGGTTTAACTGTACTCACTTGCAAGAGCATCACTTTCGCTGCTAGCAATCATTCCTCTGGTTTTTGGATGAGTCACAATTGCTAGTCTGAGCCTTCTACTAGTGTTCCTTTCCCCAAATAGACCACGTGACAGTATCATTCTCTGTACAAATGCACACTAACCTACACCAGATAGATGCTCACTGGGGATATGTTGAGGGAAGGAGGAgactagaaaggaaaggaatgaaagaggaTTTTTAGTTCAGACTTGCGTTCATTCTAATAAATCCATGCTATTAAAACTGCATAAAAGAAATTGGGGTGACTCCCTCTTGCTTCTAAATTAAAACCAATTGCTGTTaggtattatattataataattaaacaGAAGTATCAGTCATTCCAGAAATTCATCTTATAGGTAAGTCCAACTCTTCTGTTATGGTTGTTCTGGATTTATTTCTCCAAGTTTTAGACCATCAAGTCAATGGCTTCCAATATTACTTCAAATAAATTTGTCCCCAGGTACTTCTCTATTTTTGAacaattacttatttatattacatGAATCAGTAAAAATCTCAAATTTCCTGAAGAATTAATAATAGTAAAACTAACACAAATTGCTGCTGGAAACAATGCTGGACAGGATTCAAGAGACCTGCATTCCAGCGCTGGCTCTGCTACTGGTCATGCCCAGAGCATGCGATGATGAGATTAGAGGACCTAACTTCCTGGTCATTCTATAATTCACAAAATTCggagatttatttataaatatacagatatatatacatatgtacctaAATAATCAAACTGATGCAGGTGAATCAAGTAGAAAATTatacataggggaaaaaaaagaaagaaagaaagaaagggaagaaaagaaaaacaacatttgTCTCTCCTATTAATAGGCTAGCATTAGTAGTTTTAGTAGTACCTTTTTCACTGTGTCCTTCAGATTTTGCACATTTCTCTGAATATGCTGGTCATCACTGTCGATATgctacaaaatgaaaacagagtaCTTACTTTAACACTGTTGTACTGAAGTTTTGTGAACTTCAGCGTCCCTAACTGAGGTGTGTTACGATGCACCTGGAGTTAAAAGTTCTTAGCAATTTTACCCACAATGACCTAGATTTCACCAGTGACCTAGATTTTGAATTCAGAACTCTTGAATTCCCTTGGACGCCAAAATCCAGTCATTTCCCTTACATGGGACCTCTCTTCAACTTTGGGAAATCCTACTGAGGTTTAAGTTTATAGAAAGAGTGGAGTGGTTTTTGTAAATGCTGTGAAGAATAAAACCCTaactctataaaaaaaaaaaaaaattcattctcagAACAAGAAATGGACATAGAATGTCTTGTGTGAACAGGAGGCCCTCCTCCATAAATACTAGGTCCCTTCACTCTGCTCACTCCACTCCAgtcttttttcataattttaaaatgtttagagcCATCAAGGTCACATTCCTCTGCCATTGTCACTTCTCACGCCATCCAAAAGGCAACTATCTTTGCCTACCCAGTGCCGAACATTAAATCTTCCTattactgtctctctttcttttctcttctatctATACTCGGGGCATCCATTTCCGCATCTAGGCATTTTTCTCTACAGTTCCTAACACCCTTCTCATCTCACATAACCTGAGGTGCTTTTTCCCAGGGACAAGGAGCCTTCTGTGCTCTTGTCTATTAGACCCCCTTCACCACCATATATTCAAAATGTGACtgaattaaagcaaaaacaaatatctGTGATTCAAAATCACTTGTGATGGTGTTGCCGAGGCACCTCTTGCTGCAAGCCTTGGAAGGTGCAGGGAATGCTGGTGGAGAAGGGCTctaaagaggagaagggaagaaggcaaGCAAGCAGGAGAGTCTGGAGTTAGGCTAAGAAAAGAACTCACACATTGGCTTAGCCTGTTGCTGAGCTTGGTCAGGAAGGACTCCACCTCCTGCATATAGGGCTGGAATCTATGGGATTGGGGGAGCAGGACTTCTTCAAGGGTAAAGTTCAATACCTCCTTCATCAGATAGCAGTGGTCTTCTTTCTGTAGGCAAAAGTGAAACAGCAGGGGTCATATTAGAGGGCATCCAGAAGACCCAAACCATCATCACCAGTATCCAAATAACCAAGGATGACATACTGTCCTGTTTATCATGAGTATGGCTTACATTGACTCCGTGGAATAGTGTATCCCCAATGAGACGAACATCTGTGTTGTTATCTGCCAAACTAgcctggaagagaagaaaagactaAGTGCCTGGACATCAAGGAGCTAGTAGAAAAGTCTGTGAGTAGAGATGCTCTCTATCCACTCTCCCCAGAGCAACCCcatgaagacttaaaaaaaaaaaattcagatgtaTGCATGAGTTTAAAATAATGCACAGAGGAATAAGAGGGAAAACAGTCAGGTGGGCTCATAAATGGCCTCTTTGGAGTAAAACTCAATGTACATATCAAGGCCAAAACAGAAGGTCTTCTGGTAAAGACCAATCTCCAAAGAGTCTCTAAAGAGACATAGAAAAATAATCTTCTGGTCTACCAGCAAGGCTAGATGATGGGTTCTTAAAGATCTCAGTAACACTTTGGAGAAAATTTGAGTAACTATTATCAGGTTCCAAGTAAAGAAGATGCGAAAGAGAGATAGACACTGAGATGAGTACCTCCCCAGCCAGCATGAAGGTGCGGTTGGTGATATAGGGCTGCTCGAAGTCGGAGTTGGCAAGCCTGCAGTGAGAGCCGATGGGCACAGCTTCTCCTCCCTGCACCCACAGGGCAATGAGGAGGCAGCTGGCAGCCAGAGCTCCCAGAAGGGAAGAGTTCACAGATTTCTGCAGGGCAGCCATTGCAGACAACTCTAACTGGAACAAATATTGACTAGAAAAGGAAAACCTAGTATCAAGAGAACAAGAAGCAAAAACATAAAGGCAAACCATTAGGTATCAAGAAGTATAGCACCTCAAATGAACCCATCATCCCAAGTGTGTAGAAACACTTACTGTTCCGATGATTCTGCTTGTGAGGGGAAGGTAGAAGCTGCTGCTTTTTATAGCccccagaatacacatttttttggtGAAAAATATGACATCAGCAAATATCTAATTTCCAGTACTGTCTTCTGAGAACTACCTAACCACCACAGGAGCCCACAAAACGCCACCTCCTATTTTTCCCACTTTGAAATGCGAGTGTTTCCCTAAAACGTCACTATTAGGGCCCTGAAGGTGTTTTTACAGATAAATCCCAGAAACTGTCTAAAACccacttatttttcaaaaaaaaaaaaaaaaaaaaaaaaccaacaacaacaacaattgcTTTGTCTTCGTAGATTCCAGATTCTGTATAATATTTTTTGATCTTCTGCAGTAGCTGAGTAAACAGTTTGGTCATGGACTCATTTTCCCACCAGCTTCATAGATTCTTATCTCATTAAAGGTGATCAGAAATAAAGGACCCGTGTTTGTATACCCTGCTTTAAAATACATAGTAGTGATATTTGgaggtaactctatttttaaaaatagttttatatctttttttaaatacactgaaTCCTGAGGAAgactcacattttttaaagaacagtgttAACTAATCTAAGCACTGGTTTCTTCTCATTCTGTAACTTTCTAATGTGATCTAAACAATTATGGTGGATGCAAATagatcttaacatttttttattgggagtacctggctggctcagtaagtggagcatatgactctcTTGATGTTGGGGGGATGAGTTTgcaccccacattgggtgtagagattacttacaattttttttattgaattattaccAGCATCAATCTAGATTTAGAAAATCAAATTAGATTTGGAAATACTAAAGTTAAACCACctaatcactatttttttttaacatatgagtattttaagaatatagtGGCTATAGTGGCTCATCTTAAAATCTTACCTGTGCTCATTCTAAACAGCACACAAATTAAGTCTCAAAATAATATTCCCAAAATTCTTATAACAATTTTTATTATGTACATGGATGTCTATGGAAGAGAATCTGGCAATAAGGTGGTTATATATTGActttgaattattaaaaatacattgaattCTAAACAACAGCTAAAAACTAGACTGGAAACTCTCCCCCAGGGGTGTCCACAATAAGGAGCATGTGCACCGACCTATTGCTAGGGGAGGGAATGTGCAAATTTATTTGATCAGATTTTTCTCCTCAAAACTAGTCAAGATCACGAGTCTTGAACTGTAAGAAGGAAAGCAAATGATTATAGAATCTTGTGCATTGGTGAGATGGCAGATACCCAGGTGGGGAGCCACAGTGAAGGATTAGAACAACGTGATGACATTGAGCATTTGGGAAGGGGGCTTAGGAGACAAATGCAAAAGGGAAGATTCaggaaagtaaataaaagcaaGGCCCATTCCAAACACTTGCTTGAGGTTGTTAATGAGCTCAAGGTGAGGAAACGCTTTCTCATCCGATTTTCTATTATATGAGatatggccattttttttttttttaaagattttatttatttatttgatagagattacaagtaggcagagagagagaggaggaagcaggctccctgatgggcagagagcccgatgcgggactcgatcccaggaccctgagatcatgacccgagccgaaggcagcggcttaacccactgagccacccaggcgccccgagatatggccatttttaaaaaagattttatttattcatttgacacagaatgagagagagatcacaagcaggcagagagagagagaggaggaagcaagctccctgctgagcagagggcccaaagcggggctcgatcccaggaccctgagatcatgacctgagctgaaggcagaggcttaacccactgagccacccaggggcctcagaTATGGCCATTTTTGTCTAAAACTCTGAATAATTATATTAGCATTAGGGTTAAGCTATCCTGTGGATTAAATACACTTTTTGTTGGTTTGCCTGGGAACCTGACAAGCACACATAATTTTGTTCCCATGGAAAATAAGTTTGACATCATCAAATTATGTGTTTTCCAGGCAAGAGTCTTagtcttttttatctttctatctCCAACACTTAAAACAGTGCCAGACATAtagaaagaaatcaacaaaaagatGTCAAGtgaatagatatatatagatatatagatctgTCAATTTAAATAACATACTATGTATCTTTGGGAACATGCATGGAGGTGATTTGGGACTGCCTtcatggtactttttttttttttttttttttttttatttattattattttttattttttattttttattttttataaacatatattttttatatacatatatttttatccccaggtctgtgaatcaccaggtttacacacttcacagcactcaccaaatcacataccctccccaatgtccataatcccacccccttctccccaaccccctccccccggcaaccctcagtttgttttgtgagattaagagtcacttatggtttgtctccctcccaatcccatcttgtttcatttattcttctacccacttaagcctccatgttgcatcaccacttcctcatatcagggagatcatatgatagttgtctttctctgcttgacttatttcgctaagcatgatacgctctagttccatccatgttgttgcaaatggcaagatttcatttcttttgatggctgcatagtattccattgtgtatatataccacatcttcttgatccattcatctgttgatggacatctaggttctttccatagtttggctattgtggacattgctgctataaacattcgggtgcatgtgtccctttggatcactacatttgtatctttagggtaaatacccaatagtgcaattgctgggtcatagggcagttctattttcaacattttgaggaacctccatgctgttttccagagtggctgcaccagcttgcattcccaccaacagtgtaggagggttcccctttctccgcatcctcgccagcatctgtcatttcctgacttgttgattttagccattctgactggtgtgaggtgatatctcattgtggttttgatttgtatttccctgatgccaagtgatatggagcactttttcatgtgtctgttggccatctggatgtcttctttgcagaaatgtctgttcatgtcttctgcccatttcttgattggattatttgttctttgggtgttgagtttgctaagttctttatagattctggacactagtcctttatctgatatgtcgtttgcaaatatcttctcccattctgtcagttgtcttttgattttgttaactgtttcctttgctgtgcaaaagcttttgatcttgatgaaatcccagtagttcattttttcccttgcttcccttgccttttgcgttgttcctaggaagatgttgctgcggcagaggtcgaagaggttgctgcccgtgttctcctcaaggattttgatggattcctttcgtacattgaggtccttcatccattttgagtctatttttgtgtgtggtgtaaggaaatggtccaatttcatttttctgcatgtggctgtccaattttcccagcaccatttattgacaaggctgtcttttttccattggacattctttcctgctttgtcgaagattagttgaccatagagttgagggtctatttctgggctctctattctgttccattgatctatgtgtctgtttttgtgccagtaccatgctgtcttgatgatgacagctttgtaatagagcttgaagtccggaattgtgatgccaccaacgttggctttctttttcaatatccctttggctattcgaggtcttttctggttccatataaattttagaattatttgttccatttctttgaaaaagatggatggtactttgataggaattgcattaaatgtgtagattgctttaggtagcatagacattttcacaatatttattcttccaatccaggagcatggaacatttttccatttctttgtgtcttcctcaatttctttcatgagtactttatagttttctgagtatagattctgtgtctctttggttaggtttattcctaggtatcttatggttttggatgcaattgtaaatgggattgactccttaatatctctttcttctgtcttgctgttggtgtagagaaatgcaactgatttctgtgcattgattttatatcctgacactttactgaattcctgtataagttctagcagttttggagtggagtcttttgggttttccacatatagtatcatatcatctgcgaagagtgataatttgacttcttctttgccgatttggatgcctttaatttccttttgttgtctgattgctgaggctaggacctctagtacgatgttgaatagcagtggtgataatggacatccctgccgtgttcctgaccttagcggaaaagctttcagtttttctccattgagaatgatatttgcggtgggtttttcatagatggctttgatgatattgaggtatgtgccctctatccctacactttgaagagttttgatcaggaagggatgttgtactttgtcaaatgctttttcagcatctattgagagtatcatatggttcttgttcttacttttattgatgtgttgtatcacattgactgatttgcggatgttgaaccaaccttgcagccctggaataaatcccacttggtcgtggtgaataatctttttaatgtactgttgaatccgattggctagtattttgttgagtattttcgcatctgtgttcatcaaggatatcggtctatagctctcttttttggtgggatccttgtctggttttgggatcaaggtgatgctggcctcataaaatgagtttggaagttttccttccatttctattttttggaacagtttcaggagaataggaattagttcttctttaaatgtttggtagaattcccccgggaagccgtctggccctgggcttttgtttgtttggagatttttaatgactgtttcaatctccttactggttatgggtctgttcaggctttctatttcttcatggttcagttgtggtagtttatatgtttctaggaatgcatccatttcttccagattgtcaaatttattgccgtagagttgctcatagtatgttcttataatagtttgtatttccttggtgttagttgtgatctctcctctttcattcattattttatttatttgggtcctttctcttttctttttgataagtcgggccaggggtttatcaattttattaattctttcaaagaaccagctcctagtttcgttgatttgttctattgtttttttggtttctatttcattgatttctgctctgatctttatgatttctcttctcctgctgggcttagggtttctttcttgttccttctccagctcctttaggtgtagggttaggttgtgtacctgagacctttcttgtttcttgagaaaggcttgtaccgctatatattttcctctcaggactgcctttgttgtgtcccacagattttgaaccgttgtattttcattatcatttgtttccatgatttttttcaattcttctttaatttcccggttgacccattcattctttagaaggatactgtttagtctccatgtatttgggttctttccaaacttccttttgtggttgagttctagctttagagcattgtggtctgaaaatatgcagggaatgatcccaatcttttgataccggttgagtcctgatttaggaccgaggatgtgatctattctggagaatgttccatgtgcactagagaagaatgtgtattctgttgctttgggatgaaatattctgaatatatctgtgatgtccatctggtccagtgtgtcatttaaggcctttatttccttgctgatcttttgcttggatgacctgtccatttcagtgaggggaatattaaagtcccctactattattgtattgttgtttatgtgtttctttgattttgttattaattggtttatatagttggctgctcccacgttgggggcatagatatttaaaattgttaaatcttcttgttggacagaccctttgagtatgatatagtgtccttcctcatctcttattacagtctttggcttaaaatctaattgatctgatataaggattgccactcctgctttcttctgatgtccattagcatggtaaattcttttccaccccctcactttaaatctggaggtgtcttcgggcttaaaatgtgtttcttggaggcaacatatagatgggttttgtttttttatccattctgataccctgtgtcttttgacaggggcatttagcccattcacattcagggtaactattgagagatatgaatttagtgccattgtattgcctgtaaggtgactgttactgtatatggtctctgttcctttctgatctaccacttgtaggctctctctttgcttagaggacccctttcaatatttcctgtagagctggtttggtatttgcaaattctttcagttgttgtttgtcctggaagcttttaatctctccttctattttcaatgatagcctagctggatatagtattcttggctgcatgtttttctcgtttagtgctctgaaaatatcatgccagctctttctggcctgccaggtctctgtggataagtcagctgccaatctaatatttttaccattgtatgttacagacttcttttcccgggctgctttcaggattttctctttgtcattgagacttgtaaattttactattatgtgacggggtgtgggcctattcttatttattttgaggggcattctctgaacctcctgaattttgatgcttgttccctttgccatattggggaaattctccccaataattctctccagtataccttctgctcccctctcactttcttcttcttctggaatcccaattattctaatgttgtttcgtcttatggtgtcacttatttctcgaattctcccctcgtggtccagtagctgtttgtccctcttttgatcagcttctttattctctgtcatttggtcttctatatcactaattctttcttctgcctcatttatcctagcagtgagagcctccatttttgattgcacctcattaatagcttttttgatttcaacttggttagattttagttcttttatttctccagaaagggcttttatatctctcgagagggtttctctaatatcttccatgcctttttcgagcccggctagaaccttgagaattgtcattctgaactctagatctgacatattaccgatgtctgtattgattaggtccctagccttcggtactgcctcttgttcttttttttgtggtgaatttttacgtcttgtcattttgtccagataagagtaaatgaaggggcaagtaaaatactaaaagggtggcaacaaccccaggaaaatatgctttagccaaattagaagagatccaaaatcgtgagtggggagaaaggggataaaaagaggttcaaaaaggaagaaagaaaaaagaaaaaaaaaaaaaaaaaagaaaagaatttttttttaaaaaagaaaacacctaagaaaaatgtaaaaaaatatatatatatattagataaactagtaaaaaatcgttaaaaaagaaaaaggtaacagttaaaaaaaaaaaaagttttacccgaaggcgagaaaaaaaaaaaaaaaaaatgaaaaagaaaaaattaaattaactgcaagactaaaaaaaatcacaggaaaaaagccatgagttccgtgcttggctttctcctcctctggaattctgctgctctccttggtattgaaaccgcactccttggtaggtgagcttggtctcggctggatttcttgttgatcttctgggggaggggcctgttgtagtgattttcaagtgtctttgccccaggcggaattacaccgcccttacccggggccggggtgagtaatcagctcgggtttgctttcaggagcttttgttccctgagcgctttccgtagagttccagaggacgggaatacaaatggcggcctcctggtctccggcccggaggagccgagagcccagggccccactcctcagtgcgccctcagagaacagcgcccagttactcccgtctgcctgacctccggccgcgctccgagctcaccgagcctgcgaccggttcaaggtaacacggagctgcgagcttactgtcggctctgtctctgtagccggctttcccgttccaatacccgcaagctctgcgacactcagacacccccgatccttctgtgaccctgcgggacctgaggccacgctgaccccgcgtgggcttcgctccggtttagcctctggagcgatgtccctccgcggaacagacttttaaaagtcctgattttgtgcgcggttgctccgccgcttgccgggagccggcccctccccccggggtctatcttcccgtcgctttggattcacttctccgccggtcctacctttcagaaagtggttgtttttctgtttccagaattgctgttcttcttctcttcgatctgccgatggattttcaggtgtttgcaatctttagataagctatctagctgatctccggctagctgaagcagtctcagcttgctacttctccgccatcttgactcctccccccatggTACTTTTAAAGTGAGGGTTTGGTCCTCCTTGCCAGCATCATTATCATTCCTGAATAGGGAATAAATAGCTGCGAAACAAAAATAGAATGCCAGAACTTTGCAAACCAGTCTTTAACAGCAGCAGTCTGATTCCTTATAAACTCCTGATGGACCAACATCAGACAGATAGTGTTAGTGGAGACAAGATCTTAGGCTTCCATGAGCTTTTACCAAACCCGCTCAAGTGAAAATCTGCACTGGGATTTCTGAAGAGTGATACAAGAAGTCTCAAAAACATTTGTTATTAGGAGAGTTGCAGAGagctgtgagagagagcacaagtagaggggagagggagaaaagcaggctccccattgagctggGAGTCAACTGTGGGGCCAactggggcttgatgtggggctcagcgcagggctggatcccaggactctgggaccatgacctgagccgaaggcagatgtttaactgactgaacaacccaggtgcccagcattcATTTGAAGTACACATCTCTCCAGGAGAAATTCAACGTCAGGCAACTCAGGTAAAAAGCTTTACATTCATCATACTCTTCAGTACAAGACACATGATCATGGTTCTCTGCcaattccttctctctgtctccctcgtcccctgtgtgtgtgagagacctCACTTTCCttaccctccttccttctccaccaCACACCGCCCCCTCTATACCTGCCATTGGCCACTGCTctaatgtatttatatacatttctgaATCCTTGTAAAACATAAAGTGTCATTTGATTTTATAGGAATGGTTCTCTTTCTTAATCTTTCTTTCAGGACTGTGCTCTTGCAATCTGTCCATGTTACCATAAGTAGATCCTTTCTCTAACATGCCATTCCTTAGTGTTTCCATATTTTACCTTTTTGCTCTGCCTTCTATGGGCACCTAATCCATCTCGAATAGCACGCTACAGACCCTGCAGCCATAAGCAACCTCATCCAAGTCATGTCATGGCATATTTTTGAGGATATTTTTGGAATAAT from Mustela lutreola isolate mMusLut2 chromosome 8, mMusLut2.pri, whole genome shotgun sequence includes these protein-coding regions:
- the IL22 gene encoding interleukin-22, whose translation is MAALQKSVNSSLLGALAASCLLIALWVQGGEAVPIGSHCRLANSDFEQPYITNRTFMLAGEASLADNNTDVRLIGDTLFHGVNKEDHCYLMKEVLNFTLEEVLLPQSHRFQPYMQEVESFLTKLSNRLSQCHIDSDDQHIQRNVQNLKDTVKKLGEDGEIKAIGELNLLFIALRDACI